A genomic stretch from Thauera sp. GDN1 includes:
- a CDS encoding type IV pili methyl-accepting chemotaxis transducer N-terminal domain-containing protein, whose protein sequence is MSARPFNRRQVLRDFLSRCPLFSDLATAQLDELCAAGRLLELPARTALYHAGDPLREVFMLCDGSVLRYRLLAGETRKIIELVHTPRVLALGEVFGAQRYASACETVSPSILVALDVRVLRKLVRQDIAFSAGVIEALAQRQCAIEFDVTGHHSGLTGAQRILDYLIELAGGELPIAGETTVELKAKKKILAARMGITPEAFSRSLRELADKGVIVVDKSRIHIQNAALLETAPSAAPQRLNFARKLRRTDVDDKPQRIAAGKLINHCGRLRLLTQRQAIAWALGEHGIAPAESAIQLRQRTTEFERTLAQLQRANLEPEPAHALEALGAAWLSYREALFAPESDAGRVLRASEEIVVLADALTTLATQTADGGPHGRYVNVAGRNRMLSQRIVKFFLFQDIADAAEEAQRQIEASVAAFDDNLAELRRSGAELPQLVAQLDEVGTQWARLHAVFAPSTERMRRSQHIRLVVAKGMRLLRHVDTAVKLYERLTSGH, encoded by the coding sequence TTGAGCGCACGACCCTTCAACCGCCGCCAGGTGCTGCGCGACTTCCTGTCGCGCTGCCCGCTGTTTTCCGACCTCGCCACCGCCCAACTGGACGAGCTGTGCGCCGCCGGTCGGCTGCTCGAGCTGCCCGCGCGCACCGCCCTGTACCATGCCGGCGATCCCCTGCGCGAGGTCTTCATGCTGTGCGACGGCAGCGTCCTGCGCTACCGCCTGCTCGCCGGCGAGACCCGCAAGATCATCGAACTCGTGCACACGCCGCGGGTGCTCGCGCTCGGCGAGGTGTTCGGCGCGCAGCGCTACGCCTCGGCCTGCGAGACGGTGTCGCCGAGCATCCTGGTCGCGCTCGACGTGCGCGTGCTGCGCAAGCTCGTGCGCCAGGACATCGCCTTCAGCGCCGGCGTGATCGAGGCCCTCGCCCAGCGCCAGTGCGCGATCGAGTTCGACGTTACCGGCCACCACTCCGGCCTGACCGGGGCCCAGCGCATCCTCGACTACCTGATCGAGCTCGCGGGCGGCGAACTGCCGATCGCCGGCGAAACCACGGTCGAGCTCAAGGCCAAGAAGAAGATCCTCGCCGCGCGCATGGGCATCACTCCCGAAGCCTTCTCGCGCAGCCTGCGCGAACTGGCCGACAAGGGCGTGATCGTGGTGGACAAGAGCCGCATCCACATCCAGAACGCCGCCCTGCTCGAGACCGCGCCGAGCGCCGCGCCGCAGCGCCTGAACTTTGCGCGCAAGCTGCGCCGCACCGATGTGGACGACAAGCCGCAGCGCATCGCCGCCGGCAAGCTCATCAACCATTGCGGTCGCCTGCGCCTGCTGACCCAGCGCCAGGCGATTGCCTGGGCGCTCGGCGAACATGGCATCGCGCCTGCCGAGTCCGCCATCCAGCTACGTCAGCGCACCACCGAATTCGAGCGCACGCTCGCCCAGCTCCAGCGTGCGAATCTCGAACCCGAGCCGGCGCACGCGCTCGAGGCGCTGGGCGCGGCCTGGCTGAGCTACCGCGAGGCCTTGTTCGCTCCCGAATCCGATGCCGGGCGTGTGCTGCGCGCAAGCGAGGAGATCGTCGTCCTCGCCGACGCCCTGACCACGCTGGCGACGCAGACGGCCGATGGCGGGCCGCACGGGCGTTACGTCAATGTCGCCGGGCGCAATCGCATGCTGTCCCAGCGCATCGTCAAGTTCTTCCTGTTCCAGGACATCGCCGATGCGGCGGAGGAGGCGCAGCGCCAGATCGAGGCCTCGGTCGCTGCCTTCGACGACAATCTGGCCGAGCTGCGCCGAAGTGGCGCCGAGCTGCCGCAACTCGTCGCCCAACTCGACGAGGTCGGCACGCAGTGGGCTCGGTTGCACGCCGTGTTCGCCCCGTCGACCGAGCGCATGCGCCGCAGCCAGCACATCCGGCTGGTGGTGGCCAAGGGCATGCGCCTGCTGCGCCATGTCGATACCGCGGTCAAGCTGTACGAGCGCCTGACCTCCGGGCACTGA
- a CDS encoding thioredoxin family protein, protein MHETRPLLTPVSALPDHPDLLASPLVVLALCADWCGTCRDFRQVLQQLAEARRGIVFAWADIEDDADLVGDIDVETFPTLAIFRGGVTLHFGASLPQGDVVARMIDTLAGRPPRAAAGLPAEVEALARLLGGQAAR, encoded by the coding sequence ATGCACGAAACACGCCCCTTGCTGACCCCCGTCTCCGCCCTCCCCGATCATCCCGACCTGCTCGCCTCGCCCCTCGTGGTGCTGGCGCTGTGTGCCGACTGGTGCGGCACCTGCCGCGACTTCCGGCAGGTGCTGCAGCAGCTTGCCGAGGCGCGGCGCGGCATCGTCTTCGCCTGGGCCGACATCGAGGACGATGCCGACCTGGTCGGCGACATCGACGTCGAGACCTTCCCCACCCTGGCGATCTTTCGCGGCGGCGTGACGCTGCACTTCGGCGCCAGCCTGCCGCAGGGCGACGTGGTCGCGCGCATGATCGACACCCTGGCCGGCCGCCCCCCGCGCGCAGCCGCCGGGCTACCCGCGGAGGTGGAGGCGCTCGCCCGCCTGCTCGGTGGCCAGGCGGCACGCTGA
- a CDS encoding U32 family peptidase: MSNPRHTLELLAPAKTADFGIEAINHGADAVYIGGPAFGARSSADNTVEDIARLVQHAHRYHAEVFVATNTILFDHEIEPARKLIWQLHDAGVDALIVQDMGLLELDLPPIQLHASTQTDIRDASKARFLQDVGFSQIVLARELSLADVKKIAAATTCQLEYFVHGALCVAFSGQCYISHAHTGRSANRGECSQACRLPYDLKDKDGNTVASQQHMLSMKDNNQSANLRALAAAGVSSFKIEGRYKDLSYVKNITAHYRTLLDEIIEHPDADGPAWRRASSGRTTFLFTPQADKTFNRGYTDYFANERQHGIEAFESPKFVGEPIGRVKKIDTKGRRFFDVERVAPIHNADGLTWYDPKGELVGLRVNRAEAEGGGDGIDRIFPAEPLPSDLVPGTSLFRNHDHEFERALAKKSAERRIRVDARFAATADGFALTLTDEDGVAATATLAAAFEPAQNAERALATLRDHLGKLGSTIFTLGEITLDLPAAPFLPAGQLNGLRRDAVEQLEAARLQAHSRPPRATAVEPPVPYPQDALSYLANVSNDKARAFYARHGVKLIDAAYEENQETDDVSLMITKHCLRYSFNLCPKEVKGIRPDPMQLVNGDETLTLRFDCKRCEMHVVGALRPHVAKMRDTVVAQKVSFVPRAAARG; the protein is encoded by the coding sequence ATGAGCAATCCCCGCCACACCCTCGAGCTCCTCGCCCCGGCCAAGACCGCCGATTTCGGCATCGAAGCCATCAACCACGGGGCGGACGCGGTGTACATCGGCGGACCGGCCTTCGGCGCCCGTTCCTCCGCGGACAACACGGTCGAGGACATCGCCCGCCTGGTGCAGCATGCTCACCGCTACCACGCCGAGGTCTTCGTCGCCACCAACACCATCCTCTTCGACCACGAGATCGAGCCCGCGCGCAAGCTCATCTGGCAACTGCACGACGCCGGGGTCGATGCCTTGATCGTCCAGGACATGGGCCTGCTCGAACTCGACCTGCCTCCGATCCAGCTCCACGCCAGCACCCAGACCGACATCCGCGACGCCAGCAAGGCGCGCTTCCTGCAGGACGTGGGCTTCTCGCAGATCGTGCTGGCGCGCGAGCTTTCGCTGGCCGATGTGAAGAAGATCGCCGCGGCCACCACCTGCCAGCTCGAATACTTCGTGCACGGCGCGCTGTGCGTGGCGTTCTCCGGCCAGTGCTACATCAGCCACGCCCACACCGGGCGCAGCGCCAACCGCGGCGAATGCTCGCAGGCCTGCCGCCTGCCCTACGACCTCAAGGACAAGGACGGGAACACCGTCGCCAGCCAGCAGCACATGCTGTCGATGAAGGACAACAACCAGAGCGCCAACCTGCGCGCGCTCGCGGCCGCAGGCGTGAGCTCGTTCAAGATCGAGGGCCGCTACAAGGACCTCTCCTACGTCAAGAACATCACCGCGCACTACCGCACGCTGCTCGACGAGATCATCGAGCATCCGGATGCCGACGGCCCCGCCTGGCGCCGCGCCTCGAGCGGGCGCACCACCTTCCTGTTCACTCCGCAGGCCGACAAGACCTTCAACCGCGGCTACACCGACTACTTCGCCAACGAGCGCCAGCACGGCATCGAGGCCTTCGAGTCGCCCAAGTTCGTCGGCGAGCCGATCGGCCGGGTGAAGAAGATCGACACCAAGGGGCGCAGGTTCTTCGACGTCGAGCGTGTAGCCCCCATCCACAACGCCGACGGCCTGACCTGGTACGACCCCAAGGGCGAACTCGTCGGGCTGCGAGTCAACCGCGCCGAGGCCGAGGGTGGCGGCGACGGCATCGACCGCATCTTCCCCGCCGAGCCCCTGCCGTCCGACCTGGTGCCCGGCACCTCGCTGTTCCGCAACCACGACCACGAGTTCGAACGCGCGCTGGCGAAGAAGTCGGCCGAGCGCCGCATCCGCGTCGATGCGCGTTTTGCCGCCACTGCCGACGGCTTCGCGCTGACGCTGACCGACGAGGACGGCGTCGCCGCCACCGCCACGCTCGCCGCCGCCTTCGAGCCGGCGCAGAACGCCGAACGCGCCCTCGCCACCCTGCGCGATCACCTCGGAAAGCTCGGCAGCACCATCTTCACCCTCGGCGAGATCACCCTCGACCTGCCCGCCGCGCCCTTCCTGCCCGCCGGCCAGCTCAACGGCCTGCGCCGCGACGCGGTGGAGCAACTCGAAGCCGCACGCCTGCAGGCCCACTCGCGCCCGCCGCGCGCCACCGCGGTCGAGCCGCCGGTCCCCTACCCGCAGGATGCGCTCAGCTACCTCGCCAACGTGTCGAACGACAAGGCGCGCGCGTTCTACGCCAGGCACGGCGTCAAGCTCATCGACGCCGCCTACGAGGAGAACCAGGAGACCGACGACGTCTCGCTGATGATCACCAAGCACTGCCTGCGCTACAGCTTCAACCTGTGCCCGAAGGAGGTGAAGGGCATCCGCCCCGACCCGATGCAGCTGGTCAATGGCGACGAGACGCTGACCCTGCGCTTCGACTGCAAGCGCTGCGAGATGCACGTGGTCGGCGCCTTGCGCCCGCATGTCGCAAAGATGCGCGACACGGTCGTGGCGCAGAAGGTGAGCTTCGTGCCGCGCGCCGCCGCCCGCGGCTGA
- a CDS encoding VanZ family protein, translating into MPSSVRKLLRLVFVIALFAVFWLALLPAPDVARLVSWQDKIEHAVLFAALALLAFAGWPQRPLAIALGLLAYGAAMEIAQSRTAHRFGDPLDWLADAVGLLVLLPLALKRRDARASGRR; encoded by the coding sequence ATGCCTTCATCCGTTCGCAAACTGCTGCGCCTCGTCTTCGTCATCGCCCTGTTCGCGGTCTTCTGGCTCGCGCTGCTGCCGGCACCCGACGTGGCCAGGCTGGTGTCGTGGCAGGACAAGATCGAGCACGCAGTCCTGTTCGCCGCCCTCGCCCTGCTCGCCTTCGCCGGCTGGCCGCAACGGCCGCTGGCGATCGCGCTCGGTCTGCTGGCCTACGGCGCGGCGATGGAGATCGCGCAGTCCCGCACGGCCCACCGCTTCGGCGACCCCCTGGACTGGCTGGCGGACGCCGTCGGCCTGCTGGTGCTGCTGCCGCTCGCGCTGAAGCGCCGGGACGCGCGCGCCTCCGGCCGGCGCTAA
- a CDS encoding PQQ-dependent sugar dehydrogenase produces MRSITTPPSTPASPFHASFGGDEVVDAPRRSALRGLRLRALLAGSLLAATLAAGPVAAGPVAARDLIVRTEAGSVKVTEVASGLQNPWSLAFLPDGRMLVTERPGTLRIVGTDGEVSAPIAGVPEVHARGQGGLLDVALSPSFATDGLIVFSYAEPTAKGARTAVARARLDADGLRLEDVRRIFAQNEDPSGSHHWGSRLAFARDGTLFITLGDRFHQRERAQALDSHLGKVVRIALDGSVPADNPLVGHAGTLPEIWSWGHRNVQGAALHPQTGELWTHEHGPQGGDEINRTRAGLDYGWPEVTYGREYVTGRKIGEGETRAGVEPPVLQFTPSIAPSGMAFYTGDVFPQWKGNLFVGALKFQLLARLVLDGERVVHEERILTELGRRIRDVRQGPDGHLWLVDETEGRILRLDPA; encoded by the coding sequence ATGCGTTCCATCACCACGCCGCCGTCCACACCTGCCAGCCCTTTCCACGCGTCCTTCGGCGGCGATGAAGTCGTGGACGCGCCCCGCCGTAGCGCATTGCGCGGGCTTCGTCTGCGTGCGCTGCTGGCCGGCAGCCTGCTGGCCGCGACGCTGGCGGCCGGGCCGGTGGCGGCCGGGCCGGTGGCGGCGCGGGACCTGATCGTGCGCACCGAGGCGGGCAGCGTCAAGGTCACCGAGGTGGCGAGCGGGCTGCAGAACCCGTGGTCGCTCGCCTTCCTGCCCGACGGTCGCATGCTGGTCACCGAGCGCCCCGGCACCCTGCGCATCGTCGGCACGGACGGGGAGGTCTCGGCGCCGATCGCCGGCGTGCCCGAGGTCCATGCGCGCGGCCAGGGCGGCCTGCTCGACGTCGCCCTGAGCCCGAGCTTCGCCACCGACGGGCTGATCGTCTTCTCCTACGCCGAGCCCACCGCGAAGGGCGCACGCACCGCGGTGGCGCGTGCCCGGCTCGATGCCGACGGCCTGCGCCTGGAGGACGTGCGCCGCATCTTCGCGCAGAACGAGGATCCGTCGGGCAGCCACCACTGGGGCTCGCGCCTGGCGTTCGCCCGCGACGGCACGCTGTTCATCACCCTGGGCGACCGTTTCCATCAGCGCGAGCGCGCGCAGGCGCTCGACAGCCATCTCGGCAAGGTCGTGCGCATCGCGCTCGACGGCAGCGTGCCCGCGGACAATCCGCTGGTCGGGCATGCCGGGACGCTGCCGGAGATCTGGTCCTGGGGGCACCGCAACGTGCAGGGTGCCGCGCTGCACCCGCAGACCGGCGAGCTGTGGACCCACGAGCACGGCCCGCAGGGCGGGGACGAGATCAACCGTACCCGCGCCGGCCTCGACTACGGCTGGCCGGAGGTCACCTATGGCCGCGAGTACGTCACCGGGCGCAAGATCGGCGAGGGCGAGACGCGCGCCGGGGTGGAGCCGCCGGTGCTTCAGTTCACCCCCTCGATCGCGCCCTCCGGCATGGCCTTCTACACCGGCGACGTGTTCCCGCAGTGGAAGGGCAACCTCTTCGTCGGCGCGCTGAAGTTCCAGCTCCTCGCCCGCCTGGTGCTCGACGGCGAGCGCGTGGTGCACGAGGAGCGCATCCTGACCGAACTCGGCCGCCGCATCCGCGACGTGCGCCAGGGGCCGGACGGCCACCTCTGGCTGGTGGACGAGACCGAGGGCCGCATCCTGCGCCTGGATCCGGCGTGA
- a CDS encoding diacylglycerol kinase — MESPFKGKTGLRRIWNAFHYSLDGLSAAYRHEDAFRQETWLALVALPLALWLGDSTLERVMMIGSVLLVLIVELVNSAIEATVDRVSLERHQLAKRAKDIGSAAVLIALINAAVVWGLLLFG, encoded by the coding sequence ATGGAGAGCCCCTTCAAAGGCAAGACCGGTTTGCGCCGGATCTGGAACGCCTTCCACTATTCACTGGACGGGCTGTCGGCCGCCTATCGGCACGAGGACGCCTTCCGCCAGGAGACCTGGCTCGCCCTGGTCGCGCTTCCGCTGGCGTTGTGGCTGGGCGACTCGACCCTGGAGCGCGTGATGATGATCGGCAGCGTGCTGCTGGTGCTGATCGTCGAGCTGGTGAACTCGGCGATCGAGGCGACGGTCGACCGTGTGTCGCTCGAGCGCCATCAGCTCGCCAAGCGCGCGAAGGACATCGGCAGCGCCGCCGTGCTCATCGCACTGATCAACGCTGCCGTGGTGTGGGGGCTGCTGCTGTTCGGCTGA
- a CDS encoding DUF882 domain-containing protein translates to MSRFFRNHAVPQRRLFLKGLATLPLGLSAGALHAAQHDRQLGFRHTHTDERLTLAFRNRHGYIEPALQRMNWLLRDFRTGESTRMDPLLYDIMHALRLACGGDTFEIISGYRSPATNSMLRKTGGGGVAKRSLHMDGKAIDIRLIGVDTARLRDAALALGAGGVGYYPESDFLHIDTGPVRSWGPKSA, encoded by the coding sequence ATGTCGAGATTTTTCCGAAACCACGCCGTCCCGCAGCGCCGCCTGTTCCTCAAGGGCCTTGCCACCTTGCCTCTGGGCCTTTCCGCCGGCGCCCTCCACGCTGCGCAGCACGACCGCCAGCTCGGCTTCCGCCACACGCATACCGACGAACGACTGACCCTCGCGTTCCGCAATCGTCACGGCTACATCGAGCCCGCCCTCCAGCGCATGAACTGGCTGCTGCGCGACTTCCGTACCGGCGAGTCTACACGCATGGACCCGCTTCTCTATGACATCATGCACGCTTTGCGCCTGGCATGCGGCGGCGACACCTTCGAGATCATCTCCGGCTACCGCTCGCCCGCCACCAACAGCATGCTGCGCAAGACCGGCGGCGGTGGCGTCGCCAAGCGCAGCCTGCACATGGACGGCAAGGCGATCGACATCCGCCTGATCGGCGTCGACACCGCGCGCCTGCGCGACGCGGCGCTCGCGCTCGGTGCGGGCGGCGTCGGCTACTACCCCGAGTCCGACTTCCTCCATATCGACACCGGCCCGGTCCGTAGCTGGGGGCCGAAGTCGGCCTGA
- a CDS encoding L,D-transpeptidase family protein produces MVQAAAVETSPVHAAPDLQIEQRLRERSPATDETTALFYLARAYRPAWDEPARVEALIAAVEAAQAHGLAASDFDPERLRRAAAEPGAGATRAERELLFTDTLGELLRQLRHGKVDPRTLYREWNFTPPPNPYEHAGELAAVVQAGDLRAAIEAHAPDLPLYRELVRGLAHYQALAMLGDWPKVPAGATLRPGERSTRIPALRARLLVESDAGLDAAGGSNHYDPALVEAVKRFQARHGLEPDGIVGAQTLVALNTSPAQRVEQIRANLERLRWVAADLRGDRLLVDIVGYHADLVLDGQPVWESKVIVGKPARRTPSLRDSVVNLVFNPKWVVPPTILREDVIPRMARNPGYLASQRLRVVDRSGHAVDPSTIDWAGARQHGFPYMIVQQSGADGSLGRIKFSLSNPYAIYLHDTNARSLFRRAERALSSGCVRVEKPTELARLLLDDPVNWSAEALEAALDSGRTRTVAVGREVTVLLHYSTAWLDGDGRLQLRNDIYDHDRGILAALAAPRTALTR; encoded by the coding sequence GTGGTTCAGGCCGCGGCGGTCGAGACATCCCCGGTTCATGCAGCGCCGGACCTGCAGATCGAGCAGCGCCTGCGCGAGCGATCGCCCGCCACCGACGAGACCACCGCGCTCTTCTACCTCGCCCGCGCCTACCGGCCCGCCTGGGACGAGCCCGCCCGCGTCGAGGCCTTGATCGCGGCGGTGGAAGCGGCTCAGGCCCATGGCCTGGCGGCGAGCGACTTCGATCCCGAGCGTCTGCGCCGAGCCGCGGCGGAGCCGGGCGCGGGGGCGACGCGCGCCGAGCGCGAGCTGCTGTTCACCGACACCCTTGGCGAACTCCTGCGCCAGCTGCGCCACGGCAAGGTCGATCCGCGCACCCTCTATCGGGAGTGGAACTTCACCCCGCCGCCGAACCCCTACGAGCACGCGGGGGAACTGGCGGCGGTCGTGCAGGCGGGCGATCTGCGCGCGGCGATCGAGGCGCATGCGCCCGATCTTCCGCTCTATCGCGAACTGGTGCGCGGACTGGCCCATTACCAGGCGCTGGCCATGCTGGGCGACTGGCCCAAGGTGCCGGCCGGGGCGACGCTGCGCCCGGGCGAGCGCAGCACGCGCATCCCGGCGCTGCGCGCGCGCCTGCTGGTGGAGTCCGACGCCGGCCTCGACGCGGCCGGCGGCAGCAACCACTACGATCCGGCACTGGTCGAGGCGGTCAAGCGCTTCCAGGCCCGCCACGGCCTCGAGCCGGACGGCATCGTCGGCGCGCAGACCCTGGTCGCCCTGAACACCAGCCCGGCGCAGCGCGTCGAGCAGATCCGCGCCAACCTCGAGCGCCTGCGCTGGGTCGCCGCCGACCTGCGCGGTGACCGCTTGCTGGTGGACATCGTCGGTTATCACGCCGACCTGGTCCTCGACGGGCAGCCGGTGTGGGAATCGAAGGTCATCGTCGGCAAGCCCGCGCGCAGGACGCCGTCGCTGCGCGACAGCGTGGTGAATCTGGTCTTCAATCCGAAGTGGGTGGTGCCGCCGACCATCCTGCGCGAGGACGTGATCCCGCGCATGGCACGCAACCCGGGTTACCTCGCCAGCCAGCGCCTGCGCGTCGTCGATCGCAGCGGGCATGCGGTGGATCCGTCGACGATCGACTGGGCGGGGGCACGCCAGCACGGTTTCCCCTACATGATCGTGCAGCAGTCGGGCGCGGACGGTTCGCTCGGCCGCATCAAGTTCTCGCTGTCGAATCCGTATGCGATCTACCTGCACGACACCAACGCGCGTTCGCTGTTCCGCCGTGCCGAACGGGCGCTCAGCTCGGGCTGCGTGCGGGTGGAGAAGCCCACGGAGCTCGCCCGCCTGCTGCTGGACGATCCGGTGAACTGGAGTGCGGAGGCGCTGGAGGCCGCCCTCGACAGCGGGCGCACCCGCACGGTGGCGGTGGGGCGCGAGGTCACCGTGCTGCTGCACTACAGCACCGCCTGGCTCGACGGCGACGGCCGCCTGCAGTTGCGCAACGACATCTACGACCACGACCGCGGCATCCTCGCCGCGCTGGCGGCGCCGCGCACTGCGCTAACGCGCTGA
- a CDS encoding glycosyltransferase family 1 protein — protein MRTLDYTTEELCQSPRLRIALVTETWPPEVNGVAMTLKRMVDGLIRRGHSVQLIRPRQTAADTAQRSDRLEEVLSRGLRLPRYDGLKLGLPARSRLIREWSRQRPDLVHVATEGPLGWTAVTAANKLRIPVTSDFHTNFDHYSGHYGFGWLRQPVAAYLRRFHNRTAATYVPTAELAVALGAQGYEGVEVISRGVDTALYSPARRSAELRRQWGVVADGLAVISVGRLAPEKNLGLTLRAFAALRSERPDARMIIVGDGPMRDAIARAHPDVVLAGMRHGEDLAAHYASADLFLFPSLTETFGNVTLEAMASGVCPLAYEYAAAAEVIRDLGNGAVVRCGDEHGFVERAVQLGLADGLRAELAREARRTAETIDWERVNDSFAEALIRAWRGATALPSASARLRTREAES, from the coding sequence ATGAGAACGCTCGATTACACGACCGAAGAGCTCTGCCAGTCGCCGCGCCTGCGCATCGCGCTGGTGACCGAGACCTGGCCGCCGGAGGTCAACGGCGTGGCCATGACGCTGAAGCGCATGGTCGACGGCCTGATCCGCCGGGGCCACAGCGTGCAGCTGATCCGGCCGCGGCAGACCGCGGCGGACACCGCGCAGCGCTCGGACAGGCTGGAGGAGGTGCTGTCGCGCGGCCTCAGGCTGCCGCGCTACGACGGCCTCAAGCTCGGCCTGCCCGCGCGCTCGCGGTTGATCCGCGAATGGTCGCGCCAGCGTCCGGACCTGGTGCATGTGGCCACCGAGGGCCCGCTGGGGTGGACCGCGGTCACCGCCGCCAACAAGCTGCGCATTCCGGTCACCTCCGACTTCCACACCAATTTCGACCACTACAGCGGCCATTACGGCTTCGGCTGGCTGCGCCAGCCGGTCGCGGCCTACCTGCGCCGCTTCCACAACCGCACCGCGGCGACCTATGTGCCGACCGCGGAGCTCGCGGTGGCGCTGGGCGCGCAGGGCTACGAGGGCGTCGAGGTGATCTCGCGTGGGGTCGATACCGCGCTCTATTCGCCCGCCCGCCGCAGTGCCGAACTGCGCCGGCAGTGGGGCGTGGTGGCCGACGGCCTGGCGGTGATCAGCGTCGGCCGGCTGGCGCCGGAGAAGAACCTCGGCCTCACCCTGCGCGCCTTCGCCGCCCTCCGCAGCGAGCGCCCGGATGCGCGCATGATCATCGTCGGCGACGGACCGATGCGTGACGCCATCGCCCGCGCCCACCCCGACGTCGTGCTCGCCGGCATGCGCCACGGCGAGGACCTCGCCGCGCACTACGCCTCGGCCGACCTGTTCCTGTTCCCCAGCCTGACCGAGACCTTCGGCAACGTCACGCTGGAGGCGATGGCGAGCGGCGTGTGCCCGCTGGCCTACGAGTACGCGGCCGCGGCGGAGGTGATCCGCGACCTCGGCAACGGCGCCGTGGTGCGCTGCGGCGACGAGCATGGCTTCGTCGAGCGCGCGGTGCAACTCGGGCTGGCCGACGGACTGCGTGCCGAGCTCGCGCGCGAGGCGCGCCGCACCGCCGAGACCATCGACTGGGAGCGGGTGAACGACAGCTTCGCCGAGGCTCTGATCCGCGCCTGGCGCGGCGCAACGGCGCTGCCGTCCGCGAGCGCCCGCCTGCGCACCCGCGAGGCCGAAAGCTGA
- a CDS encoding UDP-2,3-diacylglucosamine diphosphatase: MPAVRAIFISDVHLGTRACQAESLLGFLREHESEYLYLLGDIIDFWAMNRSVQWAGAHNTVVQKVLRRARHGCQVFFIPGNHDEALREYAGIAFGDIRVESEWIHETLDGRRYWLVHGDEYDQVTRHHRWVAVLGDVGYNALVRINLVLSRVRRALRRPGYWSLAGYAKQKVKKAVSFIFDFEDAVAHAAQQRGVDGVVCGHIHWAADRRIGKVRYLNCGDWVDTCSAIVEHYDGRIEVVHWGVHGAAVGKVLPAQAVSAALAQPEDGSAHQPARTARMQDERIYLTPDL; the protein is encoded by the coding sequence ATGCCGGCCGTACGCGCGATCTTCATCTCCGACGTCCATCTCGGCACCCGCGCGTGCCAGGCCGAGAGCCTGCTCGGCTTCCTGCGCGAGCACGAATCCGAATACCTCTACCTGCTCGGCGACATCATCGACTTCTGGGCGATGAACCGCAGCGTGCAGTGGGCCGGCGCCCACAACACCGTGGTGCAGAAGGTGCTGCGCCGTGCCCGCCACGGCTGCCAGGTGTTCTTCATCCCCGGCAACCACGACGAGGCCCTGCGCGAGTACGCCGGCATCGCCTTCGGCGACATCCGAGTCGAATCGGAATGGATCCACGAAACCCTGGACGGCAGGCGCTACTGGCTGGTGCACGGCGACGAGTACGACCAGGTCACCCGCCACCACCGTTGGGTGGCGGTGCTCGGCGACGTCGGCTACAACGCGCTGGTGCGCATCAACCTGGTGCTGTCGCGGGTGCGTCGCGCGCTGCGCCGGCCGGGCTACTGGTCGCTGGCCGGCTACGCCAAGCAGAAGGTCAAGAAGGCGGTCAGCTTCATCTTCGACTTCGAGGACGCGGTCGCCCACGCGGCGCAGCAGCGCGGGGTCGATGGCGTGGTCTGCGGCCACATCCACTGGGCCGCAGACCGCCGCATCGGCAAGGTCCGCTACCTGAACTGCGGCGACTGGGTCGATACCTGCAGCGCCATCGTCGAGCACTACGATGGCCGCATCGAGGTGGTGCACTGGGGCGTGCACGGCGCGGCGGTCGGCAAGGTGTTGCCCGCACAGGCGGTCTCCGCCGCGCTCGCCCAGCCCGAGGACGGGTCCGCGCACCAGCCCGCGCGGACGGCCCGGATGCAGGACGAGCGCATCTACCTCACGCCCGACCTCTGA